A region of the Pseudochaenichthys georgianus unplaced genomic scaffold, fPseGeo1.2 scaffold_1305_arrow_ctg1, whole genome shotgun sequence genome:
CACATATACTTACATGTTCCATCTTACCTGTTGCTTTCAAGGGGAAGTAGCACGCCAGATGGAGATCAGCAAGCACCCAGTCGTTTGCACGATCCAACAGAAGCAGGTCAATTCTGGATTTGACTGATTCTGCAGTGAGCAGCTGTGGAAATAAAGTAAAGTTAGCCAATGCAGAAGATCTATGGTGGGATTTTGTAGTTTTGACATACCTCGAAAACAGCGTCCTTGGCAGTGTATGGCAGAATGAGGCTGAGGTGTGTGCCGTTCTCATAGAAATTGTAGTCTTCAGCCATCTCAGCCGTCAGCTCTCGAGGTCCAACGATGGCCTTGAAATTAGAGCCGTGACTCCCGAACTTCACGCTGATGTGAAACTGGTTCTGGTCACAGGTGCCAGCCATGATGGGTAGCACTAGAGCAGCAAAACAGGCATTATCCAtttgattgtgttgcttttactccaatacgttttatttaattttagaaaacacaatttgcaTGAAGATATTGTCAAAAGCAAATTCAATATGATCTCACCAATATCCTGCAGAGAGGCCTGCAGGTCGACCGGGAGACCAAAAGGAGTTTCTTCAGGCAGGACGACCAACCCAAAGATCAGAGGGAGGAAGTAGGATGTAACCAAGCGCTCAGGATTCTGCAACAAATGAAATAAAAGCTCAGCAACACTGAAAATATGCTGGTTACAAAGTGATATTTTGAATCTATAATGTCATACATGTTTTAAGACAACATCGGCATCAAAGGACACTTGAAGAGAGAAGCTCTTGGAGCCATTAGCCAAGCTGTGTTCCTGGACTGTGAAGCCTTTGGCATTGCTCTCCTCAACAGTGAGGACCCCGGTGGAGAAGGTGATGTTCCTCAGCTCAACGTCATGGAGGAAGGTTCCCAAGAGAACGCTGAACACCCGAGTCTCTGGGACAGTGTCTGAGGAACAGAAAGTGGCAGGTTTACAACTTCTGAACCAGCCTCAACATCGATAGAGAAACATTGAGTAGTTGAATTgagtgccatttaaaaaaaacaaaaaagtgccCTTTGTAAGCAAAAGTAGATTTTGTACTTGGCTTCAAATCCCATCCAAACACACCATTTTGCAAAAACTGAAGACTTTATTTAATGGTTTTAGCAGTCTTTGGGATATATCCGAGCAAGCGCGAGTTCAAATGTCATTTTTTTCATACCTACTAGAAAATGTGACTTACCATCCTGGATTTGGGGAGATTGAGGCATCAGAGGGGTCATGATGGGGAACAAAACCTTGTATCTGGTATCATCTTGGGTGTCATCTTCCCTCCACAGTACCTCGAGCATGGGCTCCACAAAGTAGGTGGTGTGGTACTGGTAATCTGGGGCATGGCTCTGCAATAATTCATGATATTTCAATAAAACGTGCAAATGCACTAGTGACTCTTGCATTTCTAATCTAGAGATTTCCCCAACCTTGTAGTAACCATCAGGCGAGCCCACTGGGATCTCGACTACGATGTGGAAGTCTGTGGTGCTCAGTGTGTACCCCCGTGCGGCCATCTGAGATCTATCAAGCTTCTGCCCGTTGATTCCCATGTGCATTTCTGAGACTGTAATGCTGCCGTCCAACAGAGGAGTCACACGGCGAGGTACGTGCCAAGAGATCATATCCTCGGTGAAGAGGACGCCACCTGTTGATGACAAAATGGAGCTGTTGAGGTTAACTGTGCAACAATTAAGCTCACTGTGAAGGCAATATGTTGCTCAGGACTCACCTTTGGGACACGCAGCTGCCAAGTTCACTACATTCAGACCCTGTGGTGCCATGTAGTAGGCGCTCACCCTGAACACTTCCATGGGGACTCCAGCCACCTAGAGAGGAGAGGTTTAATATAATTGACAAGGAGGGAAAGGAAAGAAACACTGTATAGGAGTGTGTTGCTTACATCCTCTGAATACGTCTCTGCTGTATTGTACGGGCTTCGCATAACCAGGCGACTGGAGGTAGTTTTGGCAGCGTATCCGGCTTGTTCAGCCTCTTGCAACACCATGGCCACTGGTTCTGGGGTGTAAAACGTCATCTTCCAGATACCTTGTGATGCACCAGAGGCCTACAGGAAAGAACACATAATAATTAAATCCTCATTGGTGTAGGGAGGAATTAAACTGTAGTATCTGAACGGTTTCATTCAACATACTTCAAGCTTGGCGTTGAGCTTCTCGTCTTTACCATCCCGAGTCTGACCCTTAGCTTCAGCATCGAGGTTAGCCATGTGGTGCGAAACCTAAAATAGAAGATAGTGGTTTTAGCATTCGTTTCCATACACACAAGATGGTGGACTCATCAATGTAAAGATGACCTACTTCCATGTAGTTCCTGTCGCAGAGGATCTCCCTGGAGGCCCAGCGAGTGTAGCTGCAAGTCTGAGACACGTCATGACTGACCACGTCTAATGGATTCTCGCCGTACATCTGGAGTCTCAAGCCAACGTTAAATGTAGCATCATcctataaatataaaaaaaaaactaaattaagtGAAACTCCCCAATATTCTTTGGTTCCAGCTTCTTTGTCATTGAACATGTCATATCCTTGCCTTCAGGGACACATTTGAAGTCTAAAGGATATTTGTGAATGTAACAAACAAGTCCAGAAAGTACCCAGTAGATTCATTGAGGAATACAGTTGTGAGTGGGGCAGTGCTAATATTTTAGGGATGtaccaaagaaaaagggaaatgtACTTTGGGTCTTTTAACGGTAAGGGGTTTGTTTGTTGAGCCATTAATTCAGTCACTTGAGACAGAATTAGCACAGCTAAACTTGGTAGAAAATTACATTGAATGCTGTTAAACCACTTTAGCTCAAACAAACCTTGTTGTCCACAAAGCAGCCCATGAGGGAGGTGTAGATTCTGGTGTTACCCCACGGGTCAGACTCCATGCTGTATCCACACTGAGCAGCCATGCTAGGTGTTAACAAAATGTGCTTGGTGCCATCTGAGGGGAGACAATAAGCTTTGTCAGGGACCCCTTTCCTCAGTGATGAACCAATCAGCTGCATTATTAGCAGTTCATACTTACTGATAGCCTCCACCTCAAGCTGGTTTCCCACTGCTAAAGCCTTGTCCAACGACAGTCTCATTACATTTGCGGCACAGTCAGACCTTAACCCACTGCCTGTTAAAAGAAAAGGCTTGTGAGGAGAATGTAAACCGACTTAATATGCTGTGTAAAATGACTTAATGAGAATTGAAGCTTACTTGACAGCGAATTCAGCTTCACATTAGGCCTGGCTTGACACAAGATGATAGCTGCAGCCATCCATAACAAACTGGAacacataaaacacatcatttaGAGACAATTAAGTACACACATAGAAAGAAATCTACAAGAAATGTAACTTACATGCTCCCAAGCCTCAGCATGTTGCAGTAAAACCAAAAAGAATACAGTCAGTATCAGAGCTTGGCAATGTCCAGCACACCTTCCaacaaaaacacaagtctaaaaGGAAGGGGACTGGATGATTAACTGAGACATCAGCAGCTGCTTTATATTCCACTTAACGACAAAGCACAGGTGAGGCTTGTTAaggattcacacacacacacacacacacacacacacacaccacacacacacacacacacacacacacacacacacacacacacacacacacacacacacacacacacacacacacacacacacacacacacacacacacacacacacacacagggtgagCTGATGTATGCCTTGTTTAttaagaacatattgtaaacacATATGTATGGAaaggaaaaacacacatttttagtgtaaaacaaatatttattgttCAGCAAAAGTAGATTTGTATTtgatatatattacttttttatatTTGAAGAAGCAACACAATAatccacagttaataataaattAAACTTTTCCTTAAAA
Encoded here:
- the LOC117440895 gene encoding uncharacterized protein encodes the protein MLRLGSILLWMAAAIILCQARPNVKLNSLSSSGLRSDCAANVMRLSLDKALAVGNQLEVEAINGTKHILLTPSMAAQCGYSMESDPWGNTRIYTSLMGCFVDNKDDATFNVGLRLQMYGENPLDVVSHDVSQTCSYTRWASREILCDRNYMEVSHHMANLDAEAKGQTRDGKDEKLNAKLEASGASQGIWKMTFYTPEPVAMVLQEAEQAGYAAKTTSSRLVMRSPYNTAETYSEDVAGVPMEVFRVSAYYMAPQGLNVVNLAAACPKGGVLFTEDMISWHVPRRVTPLLDGSITVSEMHMGINGQKLDRSQMAARGYTLSTTDFHIVVEIPVGSPDGYYKSHAPDYQYHTTYFVEPMLEVLWREDDTQDDTRYKVLFPIMTPLMPQSPQIQDDTVPETRVFSVLLGTFLHDVELRNITFSTGVLTVEESNAKGFTVQEHSLANGSKSFSLQVSFDADVVLKHNPERLVTSYFLPLIFGLVVLPEETPFGLPVDLQASLQDIVLPIMAGTCDQNQFHISVKFGSHGSNFKAIVGPRELTAEMAEDYNFYENGTHLSLILPYTAKDAVFELLTAESVKSRIDLLLLDRANDWVLADLHLACYFPLKATECHPNGTMTAVAVKVESTRNLKPSQLTLKDQSCTPQFSDDRVAYFSFSVDTCGTTRTFFDNYMMYENEIRLSYNNAKAAANTSPVDPDYRQTISCFYVVNATQTVAFSAKPRTHEPAAEIGTGQLMVQIRLSQDPSYELFYQAEDYPVVKYLQQPLYFEVELMHSTDPHLELIAENCWATLYEDRTSLPSWDIIVDSCENRNDSYATIFHPVVSDSRVLVPSHIKRFSVKMFTFTKDDEVLKDQIYVHCDAVICDASSQADGSCRGQCVHPPGQSYSRPAGVKKERRSTDSTRQRQISSGAIILSNL